One stretch of Spiroplasma mirum ATCC 29335 DNA includes these proteins:
- the mraZ gene encoding division/cell wall cluster transcriptional repressor MraZ, with amino-acid sequence MALLGTYNHTLDDKGRLTIPSKLREQFKDNKVFISLGFDGCIDVRNKEEWTKWTTKISSTGQATAEGRALARKVMSMSDETTFDNAGRIKLSSILQEKVQIVKDVVIIGNNDHLELWDPAVWNQYIDGAPAMEDAAKNFEEKI; translated from the coding sequence ATGGCACTTCTAGGAACTTACAATCATACACTAGATGACAAAGGAAGATTAACAATTCCTTCGAAATTACGAGAGCAATTTAAAGATAATAAGGTCTTTATTTCTCTTGGTTTTGATGGTTGTATTGATGTTCGTAACAAAGAAGAATGAACCAAGTGAACTACGAAAATTAGTTCAACTGGCCAAGCGACTGCCGAAGGAAGGGCACTAGCGCGGAAAGTAATGTCAATGTCTGATGAAACTACTTTCGATAATGCCGGGCGCATTAAACTTTCTAGTATTTTACAAGAAAAAGTACAGATCGTAAAAGATGTCGTTATTATTGGTAATAATGATCACTTAGAATTATGAGATCCTGCTGTTTGAAACCAATATATTGATGGTGCTCCAGCAATGGAAGATGCCGCGAAAAATTTTGAAGAAAAAATTTAA
- a CDS encoding cell division protein SepF, producing the protein MGIFKKKRSTVVDQSANRIDFSENPNRDNNDLDYEKTNDNIETSNLNRVEFEEDDNTTPNNPIANFDNAEDNSIIPTSFHDGAQLADQLIKTRHLQVQLTNLSKEERIRLLDFLSGIMYALNGKVSKLANKTYEFILQG; encoded by the coding sequence ATGGGAATTTTTAAAAAGAAACGTTCAACAGTGGTGGACCAGTCGGCCAACCGCATTGATTTTTCGGAAAATCCTAATCGTGATAATAATGATCTTGACTATGAAAAAACCAATGATAATATCGAAACTAGTAACCTTAACCGCGTTGAATTTGAAGAAGATGACAACACAACTCCTAATAATCCCATAGCAAACTTTGATAATGCTGAAGATAACAGCATTATTCCAACCAGTTTTCATGATGGTGCCCAATTAGCGGATCAGTTAATTAAAACTCGTCATTTACAAGTGCAATTAACAAATCTCTCGAAAGAAGAACGAATCCGGTTACTAGATTTTTTAAGTGGGATAATGTATGCTTTGAATGGAAAAGTTAGTAAGTTAGCAAATAAAACTTACGAATTTATCTTGCAAGGTTAA
- the rsmH gene encoding 16S rRNA (cytosine(1402)-N(4))-methyltransferase RsmH: MAFKHYSVLLAESIAGLDIKPTGIYVDCTLGRAGHSIAILNQLTTGKLYAFEQDSQAIKESQTRLQGLNKSNYEIINANFANITVELLTRGVTKVDGILYDLGVSSPQFDDHHRGFSYRYDSELDMRMNQNQPLTAKTVVNTYSEAELARIFWEYGEEKFAHPIAKAIVLARATKTITTTFELVDIIRKVLPQKVLKKPKHPAKQVFQAIRIEVNQELFVLKTSLSQAVKLLKPNGRLVVITFHSIEDRIVKQLFTTLITDPNQTVNQKLPIMSNYKSDYQIITKKAITPSEQETGENRRSKSAKLRILKRVT; the protein is encoded by the coding sequence ATGGCCTTTAAACATTATTCAGTATTATTAGCAGAATCAATTGCTGGTTTAGACATTAAACCAACGGGAATCTATGTTGACTGCACATTAGGGCGTGCTGGACATAGTATTGCGATTCTTAACCAACTAACAACAGGAAAACTGTATGCTTTTGAACAAGACAGTCAAGCAATTAAAGAATCTCAAACTAGATTACAAGGGCTAAACAAATCAAATTATGAGATTATTAATGCTAACTTTGCCAACATTACCGTCGAATTATTAACGCGGGGGGTAACAAAAGTTGATGGTATTTTATATGACTTGGGAGTGTCTTCACCCCAGTTTGATGATCACCATCGGGGGTTTAGTTACCGCTATGATAGTGAACTTGATATGCGAATGAACCAAAACCAACCATTAACAGCAAAAACAGTTGTTAATACTTATTCAGAAGCAGAATTAGCACGGATTTTTTGAGAATATGGTGAAGAAAAATTTGCGCATCCAATTGCCAAAGCAATTGTGCTGGCACGCGCTACTAAAACAATTACCACTACTTTTGAACTAGTGGATATTATTAGAAAGGTGCTTCCCCAAAAAGTTTTAAAAAAACCAAAACATCCAGCGAAACAAGTCTTTCAAGCAATTCGCATTGAAGTAAACCAGGAGTTATTTGTGTTAAAAACATCCTTATCCCAAGCGGTGAAGTTGTTAAAACCAAATGGTCGCTTAGTGGTAATTACCTTTCATTCAATTGAAGACCGGATTGTTAAACAATTATTTACGACTTTAATAACTGATCCGAACCAGACTGTTAATCAAAAGTTACCAATAATGAGTAACTACAAAAGTGATTATCAAATTATAACGAAAAAAGCAATTACTCCTTCCGAACAAGAAACGGGTGAAAATCGGAGAAGTAAGAGTGCCAAGTTAAGAATATTAAAACGGGTGACTTAA
- the ileS gene encoding isoleucine--tRNA ligase gives MNYKDTLLMPTTLFEMKANLNTKEPIIQQEWLTTNLVNQILTKNKKHHQFILHDGPPYANGNLHVGHSLNKILKDFIVRYYTNKGYYAPWICGWDTHGLPIESAVINSGVDRKATPPGEFREICQQYALNQINNQINQFSRLGLLTDFNDKYVTLDLDYEISQLELFKTMVAKNLVYRYLKPVYWSPTSESALAEAEIEYEDVTTPSIYVTFKVIKGNKHLAIDSKIIIWTTTPWTIPMNQLLAVGEKISYSVVKVDGQEYVVASDLLTTVSTTIGWADYHVVKEISGKDLVGIETEHAWNPDLISKVVAGHHVTTDSGTGIVHIASGFGEDDYLIVKANGVEIYAPLDDQGKYTKEINDPSLVGIFYEDANKIIGQKLEQTGHLLKLKFIKHRQGIDWRTKKPIIYRATAQWFVSIEKLKPQLLKEIKKVNWNPEWAQKRMLDMIANRDDWCISRQRLWGVPIIAFYDENNNPQFSLELIDHVLKLFKQEQTTNIWFTWSADDLLPAAYQHKGWRKEQDIMDVWFDSGVSNLAVIKSRHLNYPVDVYLEGNDQFRGWFNSSLVTGVIDNNHAPYKTVLSHGFVNDEKGRKMSKSLGNTVSLLDIVEEYGSDILRMWVASVDYTDDVKIGPEIIKQCAESYRKIRNTLRFILANLNDFNVDKDYTEQLAEVDLYTLHLTQQFKKKVDNAYEDYNFNNVYILINNFVINTLSKFYLDFIKDILYIEKAKAPRRCAVQTTLYHIYRTLIDVLKPLLPHTVEEAHRFINYDHKAPSVHLEAEHDIPVVVNDNLIAKWDKVLKLRDDVNKELEVQREAKAIKKSLACQLTIHLQSDCQELQDIEDLHQIFIVSEIIFTNNKEGLTPYPTSYLKVQEKVGHKCARCWMIVDKLSENNEICQRCFDVLYK, from the coding sequence ATGAATTACAAAGACACTTTATTAATGCCAACAACGTTATTTGAAATGAAAGCAAATTTAAACACCAAAGAGCCAATAATCCAGCAGGAATGATTAACAACTAACCTCGTTAACCAAATTTTAACCAAAAATAAAAAACACCATCAGTTTATTTTACATGACGGCCCCCCTTATGCTAATGGAAATCTCCATGTTGGTCATAGTTTAAACAAGATTTTAAAAGATTTTATTGTGCGTTATTATACCAACAAGGGATATTATGCCCCATGAATTTGTGGATGAGATACCCACGGGTTACCAATTGAAAGTGCCGTTATTAATAGCGGAGTGGACCGGAAAGCAACTCCTCCGGGTGAATTCCGAGAAATTTGTCAGCAGTATGCTCTTAACCAAATTAATAATCAAATCAACCAGTTTAGTCGTTTAGGATTACTAACAGATTTTAATGATAAATATGTTACCTTGGACTTGGACTATGAAATTAGCCAGTTAGAGTTATTTAAAACAATGGTAGCAAAAAATTTAGTTTATCGTTATTTAAAACCAGTTTATTGATCACCAACATCCGAATCAGCACTAGCGGAAGCTGAAATTGAATATGAAGATGTGACGACTCCCTCAATTTATGTTACTTTTAAAGTTATTAAAGGGAATAAACACTTAGCTATAGATAGTAAAATTATTATTTGAACAACAACCCCTTGAACAATACCAATGAACCAGTTATTGGCAGTTGGTGAAAAAATTTCTTACAGTGTGGTTAAGGTCGATGGACAAGAATATGTCGTTGCTAGTGATTTACTAACAACGGTAAGCACCACAATTGGGTGAGCAGACTACCATGTGGTAAAAGAAATTAGTGGTAAAGATTTAGTTGGCATTGAAACTGAACATGCTTGGAATCCCGACCTTATTTCAAAAGTTGTCGCTGGTCACCATGTAACAACTGACAGTGGAACCGGAATTGTTCATATTGCTTCTGGATTTGGAGAAGATGATTATTTAATTGTGAAAGCTAACGGAGTTGAAATTTATGCTCCCTTAGATGATCAGGGGAAATATACGAAGGAAATTAATGACCCTAGTTTAGTTGGTATCTTTTATGAGGATGCTAATAAAATTATTGGACAAAAATTGGAACAAACTGGGCATTTATTAAAGTTAAAATTTATTAAACACCGGCAAGGAATTGACTGACGAACAAAAAAACCAATCATATATCGTGCCACTGCCCAGTGGTTTGTTTCAATTGAAAAGCTAAAACCACAATTATTGAAGGAAATTAAAAAAGTTAATTGAAATCCCGAATGGGCTCAAAAACGAATGTTGGATATGATTGCTAATCGTGATGATTGGTGTATTTCACGTCAACGATTATGGGGAGTCCCAATTATTGCTTTTTATGATGAAAATAATAATCCGCAATTTAGTTTAGAACTAATTGACCATGTTTTAAAATTATTTAAACAAGAACAAACAACTAATATTTGGTTTACCTGATCAGCAGATGATTTATTACCAGCTGCTTATCAACATAAAGGATGACGAAAAGAACAAGATATTATGGATGTCTGATTTGATAGTGGGGTTAGCAACTTAGCAGTCATTAAAAGCCGCCACCTTAATTATCCCGTTGATGTGTATTTAGAAGGAAATGACCAGTTCCGCGGTTGATTTAACTCTTCGTTAGTTACCGGCGTAATTGATAATAACCATGCTCCTTATAAAACAGTGCTATCGCACGGGTTTGTAAATGATGAAAAAGGCCGTAAAATGTCGAAATCGCTCGGAAATACAGTTTCTCTGCTAGATATTGTTGAGGAATATGGAAGTGATATTTTACGAATGTGGGTTGCTTCGGTTGACTACACAGATGATGTTAAAATTGGGCCTGAAATTATTAAACAATGTGCCGAGTCATACAGAAAAATTCGTAATACCTTACGCTTTATTTTAGCTAATCTAAATGATTTTAATGTTGACAAAGATTATACTGAACAGTTAGCCGAAGTTGATTTATATACCTTGCATTTAACACAACAATTTAAGAAAAAAGTTGATAATGCTTATGAAGATTATAATTTTAATAATGTTTATATTTTAATTAATAACTTTGTTATTAACACTTTATCAAAATTTTATTTAGATTTTATTAAAGATATTTTATATATTGAAAAAGCAAAAGCACCCCGTCGTTGTGCAGTTCAAACAACTTTATACCATATTTACCGAACTTTAATTGATGTTTTAAAACCATTGCTTCCCCATACGGTTGAAGAAGCCCATCGTTTTATCAACTATGATCACAAAGCACCATCAGTTCATTTAGAAGCTGAGCATGACATTCCCGTTGTTGTTAATGATAATTTAATTGCAAAATGAGATAAAGTCTTAAAACTACGGGATGATGTTAATAAGGAGTTAGAAGTCCAACGGGAAGCTAAAGCAATTAAAAAATCATTAGCTTGTCAATTAACAATTCACTTACAATCAGATTGCCAAGAATTACAGGACATTGAAGATTTACACCAAATCTTTATTGTCAGTGAAATTATCTTTACTAATAATAAGGAAGGGTTAACACCATACCCAACTAGTTATTTGAAAGTTCAAGAAAAAGTTGGCCATAAATGTGCCCGTTGTTGGATGATTGTTGATAAATTATCGGAAAATAATGAAATTTGTCAAAGATGTTTTGATGTATTATATAAGTAA
- a CDS encoding ATP-binding cassette domain-containing protein, protein MSNYTKTTSGGKIQYHFSNNKIKENIGIQFQNGDWPDGLSAKDNLNFYWTLYTPHVSEEETTDLIKAFDLSEFFTCPLNPLSGGQRQRFNALLAVFHKPELIILDKVSTGLDIQLRYNILKFLKNMTQDHKKKKKQLC, encoded by the coding sequence TTGTCAAACTATACTAAAACAACTAGTGGTGGAAAAATTCAATACCATTTTTCAAATAATAAAATCAAAGAAAATATTGGGATTCAATTCCAAAATGGTGATTGACCAGATGGGTTATCTGCTAAAGACAATCTTAATTTTTATTGGACTTTATATACCCCCCATGTTAGTGAAGAAGAAACAACAGATTTAATTAAAGCATTTGATCTAAGCGAATTTTTTACCTGTCCTTTAAATCCTTTATCCGGCGGACAACGTCAACGGTTTAATGCTTTATTAGCAGTGTTTCATAAGCCAGAATTAATAATTTTAGATAAAGTCTCAACAGGCTTAGATATTCAATTACGATACAATATTTTGAAATTTTTAAAAAATATGACCCAGGACCACAAAAAAAAAAAAAAACAATTATGTTAA
- the rpmF gene encoding 50S ribosomal protein L32 gives MAVPFRKTSKQAKRKRRTHFKLALATLTTCSNCGATIKPHRVCRECGYYKNKEIVKVD, from the coding sequence ATGGCAGTTCCATTTCGTAAGACATCGAAACAAGCTAAAAGAAAACGTCGCACACACTTTAAATTAGCCTTGGCAACCTTAACTACATGTAGTAATTGTGGCGCAACAATTAAACCTCACCGTGTTTGCCGTGAATGTGGGTATTATAAAAATAAAGAAATTGTGAAAGTTGATTAG
- the ftsZ gene encoding cell division protein FtsZ: MTIENFDNYEQVASIKVIGVGGAGNNAVNRMIEAGVQGVEFIVANTDAQIISVSKSRQKIVLGKETSKGLGAGANPDIGRQAAIESTDEIKEVLKGADMVFVAAGMGGGTGTGAAPIIAKIAREMGALTVGIITTPFTFEGRARNSYAIQGTEELRQHVDSLIIISNDRLLEVIGGVPLKDSFKEADNILRQGVQTITDLIAVPSLINLDFADIKTVMKNKGNALFGIGIGSGKDKAIEAANKAIISPLLEASIRGAKDAIINVTGGNTLTLNDANDAVDIVKQAIGGEVNIIFGTAVNEHLEDEMIVTVIATGFDDDYHNFGAGETNYRASEEEYHQDDEEPVSDEEEPAGDPEVVRKRPSYFNPESNGHENANRRINAWREHVSGKVYENSQEDDDDDLPPFVRRSW; this comes from the coding sequence ATGACAATCGAAAATTTTGATAATTATGAGCAAGTAGCATCAATTAAAGTAATTGGTGTCGGAGGTGCTGGTAATAACGCAGTTAACCGGATGATTGAAGCAGGAGTGCAGGGAGTAGAATTTATTGTGGCCAACACGGATGCTCAAATTATTAGTGTTTCTAAATCAAGACAAAAGATTGTCCTAGGTAAGGAAACTTCAAAAGGTTTGGGAGCGGGTGCTAATCCTGATATTGGTCGCCAAGCCGCAATTGAATCAACGGATGAAATTAAAGAAGTCTTAAAAGGAGCAGACATGGTTTTTGTGGCCGCTGGAATGGGTGGGGGAACTGGAACCGGAGCTGCCCCAATTATTGCGAAAATTGCCCGCGAAATGGGTGCTTTAACAGTTGGAATTATTACAACGCCGTTTACTTTTGAAGGACGTGCACGAAATAGTTATGCCATTCAGGGAACCGAAGAACTTCGCCAGCATGTTGACTCATTAATTATTATTTCGAATGATCGCTTGTTAGAAGTAATTGGGGGCGTACCATTAAAAGATTCCTTTAAAGAAGCCGATAATATTCTGCGCCAGGGAGTTCAAACAATCACCGATTTAATTGCTGTTCCTTCGTTAATTAACTTAGATTTTGCCGATATTAAAACTGTGATGAAAAACAAGGGAAACGCCTTATTTGGAATTGGAATTGGTTCGGGGAAAGACAAGGCGATTGAAGCGGCCAATAAAGCAATTATTTCACCATTATTAGAAGCCTCAATTCGGGGTGCTAAAGATGCAATTATTAACGTAACGGGGGGGAACACTTTAACCCTAAACGATGCGAATGATGCGGTTGATATTGTTAAACAAGCAATTGGAGGGGAAGTTAATATTATTTTTGGAACCGCTGTGAATGAACACTTAGAAGATGAAATGATTGTGACAGTTATTGCAACTGGTTTTGATGATGACTACCATAATTTTGGCGCGGGAGAAACTAATTACCGTGCTAGTGAAGAAGAGTACCACCAAGATGATGAGGAACCAGTTAGTGACGAGGAAGAACCAGCTGGTGATCCCGAAGTTGTTCGCAAACGACCAAGTTATTTCAATCCAGAAAGTAATGGTCATGAGAATGCTAATCGTCGCATTAACGCGTGAAGAGAACATGTTTCAGGAAAAGTTTATGAAAATAGTCAAGAGGATGATGACGATGACTTACCACCATTTGTGAGAAGAAGTTGATAA
- a CDS encoding cell division protein FtsA encodes MEFKLKEIYGVLEVKNYELNFMVGIYHESQIKVLYKKNMEYRFCNAGTIIDEKNVAKELAYIIKDANKQLGISLQRIAVSVPNDHLQIKTSTKMLNLTQDRLITKNDIDALISMAKEVPALDDQTAFFIRPYRYILNEQKALSQPPIGFAAHKISIKSIVYLTKTSIIKSIFNMLKYAKVKIMGILPSSFSLAWNVASQYDLQNGIIIVDWDYDAIKSHVFVRETLCEQVVIPGGVKKILNKLRTIMNCDNKQALKYLYKIINLNNDLRDNLIIYSKYNPQTKQQIKLTHADLRAIANQTIAGELEHLNHKLTTTLEKYDYPIVVVGTILKISGFKEMLLKMNPGQRISVYLPEVVGAKEIWCTSLLGNIYYQHLANKVSGVNIQSVDEQYVSFPHHQPQPITAVARQPEYPHPTYKGYQNQPIINQSN; translated from the coding sequence ATGGAATTTAAACTTAAAGAAATCTACGGGGTGTTAGAAGTTAAAAACTATGAATTAAATTTTATGGTTGGAATTTACCATGAATCACAAATTAAAGTTTTATACAAAAAGAACATGGAATATCGTTTTTGCAACGCTGGAACTATTATTGATGAAAAAAATGTTGCGAAAGAACTAGCATATATCATTAAAGATGCCAATAAACAGTTAGGAATTAGTTTGCAACGCATTGCGGTTAGTGTTCCAAATGATCATTTACAAATTAAAACATCAACTAAAATGTTAAATTTAACTCAAGATCGTTTAATTACCAAAAATGACATTGATGCTTTAATTAGTATGGCCAAAGAAGTTCCAGCGTTAGACGACCAAACTGCTTTCTTTATCCGTCCATATCGCTATATTCTTAATGAACAAAAAGCATTATCACAACCTCCAATTGGATTTGCGGCACATAAAATTAGCATCAAATCAATTGTTTATCTTACTAAAACAAGTATTATTAAAAGCATCTTTAATATGTTAAAGTATGCTAAGGTAAAAATTATGGGTATCCTACCATCGTCATTTAGTTTAGCTTGAAATGTTGCTTCGCAATATGATTTACAAAACGGAATTATTATTGTGGACTGGGACTATGATGCAATTAAATCCCACGTCTTTGTTCGTGAAACCTTATGTGAACAAGTAGTAATTCCGGGGGGTGTTAAGAAAATTCTTAACAAACTAAGAACAATAATGAATTGTGACAATAAACAAGCCTTAAAATATTTATATAAAATAATAAATTTAAATAATGATTTACGCGATAATTTAATTATCTATAGTAAATATAATCCGCAAACAAAACAACAAATAAAACTAACTCACGCGGATTTACGAGCAATCGCTAACCAGACAATTGCGGGGGAATTAGAACATTTAAACCACAAGTTAACCACAACCTTAGAAAAATATGACTATCCAATCGTTGTGGTCGGGACAATTTTAAAAATTAGTGGATTCAAAGAAATGTTATTAAAAATGAATCCAGGGCAACGGATTTCTGTGTACTTACCAGAAGTTGTTGGGGCAAAGGAAATTTGATGTACTAGTTTATTAGGAAACATCTATTATCAACATTTAGCAAACAAAGTTAGTGGTGTTAATATTCAATCCGTGGATGAACAATACGTTAGTTTTCCCCACCACCAACCTCAACCAATCACCGCAGTTGCACGACAACCGGAATATCCCCACCCAACCTACAAAGGTTATCAAAACCAACCAATTATTAACCAAAGCAATTAA